One window from the genome of Paenibacillus azoreducens encodes:
- a CDS encoding FAD-dependent oxidoreductase, whose amino-acid sequence MFDLIIFGGGLGGCAAAAAACSKGLKVLMTEETDWIGGQSTSQAVPPDEHAWIEEFGCTARYRQYRNAIRSFYLANMPVAISARSEFFNPGAATVSRIAHDPRVSLHVLNEMLAPHLLTGRLTLLLETVAVSVERTGRSLQSAELLSLKTGRRLKVEGRYFIDATETGDILPLASMDYVTGSESRSVTGEAHAADEADPNNIQGFTYVLSLEYDETGDHVIPKPEMYEFWKEYQPPHWPGKMLSLIGPNPVNMQPREYAIFEDGDKFSLWKYRRIYAKEQYDAKDANDITLLNWPQNDYFIGNIYGVSKEEKEKHLYGSQQLSLSLVYWLQTEAPRPDGGKGYPGLRLRGDVMGTETGLAKAPYIRESRRIKALYTITEQEVSPACRSEKSGKKYEDRVGVGAYSIDLHPSFTGVPYVDIPALPYHIPLGALIPMDMDNVLAGNKNIGTTHITNGCYRLHPTEWNIGESCGELAAYCIRHGLKPAEVRENDQALHDFQQILREAGVELEWPHEFYGQR is encoded by the coding sequence ATGTTTGATTTGATCATTTTCGGGGGAGGACTGGGTGGCTGCGCAGCTGCTGCGGCTGCTTGTTCCAAAGGGTTGAAGGTATTGATGACGGAAGAGACGGACTGGATCGGCGGGCAAAGCACTTCGCAGGCGGTTCCTCCGGACGAGCATGCCTGGATCGAAGAGTTCGGCTGTACGGCCAGATATCGTCAATATCGCAATGCTATCCGCTCTTTTTATTTGGCAAACATGCCTGTTGCAATCTCTGCGCGGAGCGAGTTCTTTAACCCGGGAGCAGCTACTGTCAGCAGAATTGCTCATGATCCCAGGGTATCGCTGCATGTATTGAATGAAATGCTGGCTCCTCATTTGCTGACGGGAAGGCTGACTCTTCTGCTTGAGACCGTGGCGGTATCCGTGGAACGAACCGGGAGATCGCTTCAAAGCGCCGAACTGCTGTCTTTAAAAACCGGTAGGCGGTTGAAAGTAGAGGGGCGTTATTTCATCGATGCGACGGAAACGGGAGATATCCTCCCGCTTGCTTCGATGGACTACGTCACCGGTTCGGAAAGCCGCTCCGTGACAGGCGAGGCACATGCTGCGGATGAAGCCGATCCGAATAATATTCAGGGTTTTACTTATGTGCTTTCCCTTGAATATGACGAAACCGGAGACCATGTTATTCCAAAGCCCGAAATGTATGAATTCTGGAAAGAATATCAGCCTCCTCACTGGCCTGGTAAAATGTTGAGTCTCATCGGCCCGAATCCTGTAAATATGCAGCCGAGGGAATACGCCATATTCGAGGATGGCGACAAGTTTTCGCTCTGGAAGTACCGCCGGATCTATGCCAAAGAGCAATACGACGCGAAGGATGCAAATGACATCACTCTGCTTAATTGGCCGCAAAACGATTATTTCATCGGCAATATTTACGGGGTGTCGAAGGAAGAAAAGGAAAAACATCTTTACGGTTCGCAGCAGCTCAGTCTTTCGCTGGTCTATTGGCTGCAGACGGAAGCGCCAAGGCCCGACGGCGGAAAAGGGTATCCGGGACTGCGGTTGCGCGGCGATGTAATGGGAACGGAGACAGGCCTGGCCAAAGCTCCATATATCCGGGAGTCCAGACGGATCAAGGCATTGTATACGATTACGGAGCAAGAAGTATCGCCGGCGTGCCGTTCCGAGAAATCCGGCAAGAAATACGAGGACCGGGTCGGCGTCGGCGCCTACAGCATCGATCTGCACCCCAGCTTCACCGGCGTCCCTTACGTCGATATCCCGGCGCTTCCGTATCACATTCCTCTTGGAGCCTTGATTCCGATGGATATGGACAATGTGCTGGCAGGCAATAAAAATATCGGGACCACGCATATTACGAATGGGTGCTACCGCCTTCATCCAACGGAATGGAATATCGGCGAATCATGTGGAGAGCTTGCGGCATATTGCATCAGGCATGGGTTAAAGCCCGCTGAGGTAAGGGAGAACGATCAGGCACTGCACGATTTTCAGCAGATTCTTCGCGAAGCTGGGGTTGAGCTGGAATGGCCG